Proteins encoded by one window of Gordonia jinghuaiqii:
- a CDS encoding acyltransferase, translating into MLTTAPRGRSHGLPTPRQLDAMTGDRDRVIDVIRIISLVVVVAGHSIMLTVDVTGESIRLGNTLAEVPVLQPATWLLQVLPLFFFAGAAAATCGWMSRGADDTPSAGQWLFARTQRLMRPLVWYLAAVLTVAIGLAFAGADAVADVVARLGVQLLWFLGAYLLVLAAVPFLQCIRTARHVAIALGGCWVITALLDAARLSDGPAWLGYPNFLTVWTIPAVLGVAYAKQILRPAVALAVSAGALFLDLALVHWGPYEVSLVTVPGQQLSNMSPPSLLLAGHAIVLCAGAIAARRVLAVVAERPRIWWWVVLGNRGAMTLYLWHLPVLAAIIAAGAAAGLDRADVQAASFPVIIAAQTLLLLMLMIPVVAALSPLENTPLRWWDDEVPRRIAPLRDGLVLTTLALLGVAVLLLSRHGVHGVGAAWLAAGIACAVTARCLAAPAGRRCGPVAVRGVDASLQVSASRRSTTLMGSHRRR; encoded by the coding sequence ATGCTCACGACAGCACCCCGGGGCCGTTCGCACGGCCTGCCGACCCCACGACAGCTCGACGCCATGACCGGTGACCGCGATCGGGTCATCGACGTGATCCGGATCATCTCGCTGGTCGTGGTGGTCGCGGGGCATTCGATCATGCTGACCGTCGACGTGACCGGTGAGTCGATCCGGTTGGGAAACACCCTCGCCGAAGTGCCGGTCCTGCAGCCGGCGACCTGGCTGTTGCAGGTCCTGCCGCTCTTCTTCTTCGCCGGGGCGGCGGCCGCGACGTGTGGATGGATGTCCCGCGGAGCCGACGACACCCCGAGCGCGGGGCAGTGGCTGTTCGCCCGCACACAGCGGCTGATGCGTCCGCTGGTCTGGTACCTCGCCGCGGTGCTCACGGTGGCGATCGGGCTGGCCTTCGCCGGCGCCGACGCGGTCGCCGATGTCGTCGCGCGGCTGGGGGTGCAGTTGCTGTGGTTCCTCGGTGCATACCTGCTGGTGCTCGCGGCGGTGCCGTTCCTGCAATGCATTCGCACAGCCCGTCACGTCGCGATCGCGCTCGGGGGGTGTTGGGTCATCACCGCTCTCCTCGACGCCGCGCGACTCTCCGACGGCCCGGCGTGGCTCGGGTACCCGAACTTCCTCACGGTGTGGACGATTCCCGCGGTTCTCGGCGTCGCCTACGCCAAGCAGATCCTGCGGCCGGCGGTCGCGCTCGCGGTGTCGGCCGGGGCGCTGTTCCTCGACCTCGCCCTCGTGCACTGGGGACCGTACGAGGTCTCGCTCGTCACGGTGCCGGGCCAGCAACTCTCGAACATGAGTCCGCCGAGCCTGCTGCTCGCCGGTCACGCGATCGTGCTGTGCGCCGGGGCCATCGCAGCGCGCCGCGTGCTCGCCGTGGTCGCCGAACGTCCGCGGATCTGGTGGTGGGTCGTGCTCGGCAACCGCGGCGCGATGACCCTCTACCTGTGGCATCTGCCGGTGCTCGCCGCGATCATCGCGGCGGGTGCGGCCGCAGGCCTCGACCGCGCCGACGTGCAGGCGGCGTCGTTCCCGGTGATCATCGCCGCTCAGACGCTGCTGCTTCTCATGCTGATGATCCCGGTCGTCGCGGCGCTGTCGCCGCTGGAGAACACACCGCTCCGATGGTGGGACGACGAGGTGCCCCGGCGCATCGCACCCCTCCGCGACGGGCTCGTGCTCACCACGCTGGCACTGCTGGGCGTCGCGGTACTCCTCCTGTCGCGGCACGGTGTGCACGGGGTGGGCGCCGCCTGGTTGGCGGCAGGTATCGCGTGTGCTGTGACGGCACGATGCCTGGCCGCTCCCGCCGGGCGTCGATGCGGGCCGGTGGCGGTTCGCGGAGTCGACGCCTCCCTGCAGGTCAGCGCATCGCGCCGGTCGACTACCCTCATGGGGAGTCATCGCCGCCGCTGA
- a CDS encoding alpha/beta fold hydrolase produces the protein MQPSSTTQLRGDGIWLAADIWDPGADPKGTVLLLHGGGQTRHSWQRTGARLAEHGWQALTIDARGHGDSDWPDDADYSSEAHARDICTIVDDLGVRPVLVGASMGGLAALQVASGHPELPRALVLVDITPTAEPAGIAKITGFMRAGLAGFDSLDDALEAVVAYNPHRQRPPRIDGLRKNLRERDGRWYWHWDPRMLTDHGDVEEMGPAREARARAAARAVTAPTLLIRGKQSDVVSADGARELLELIPGARYIDVGGAGHMVGGDDNDVLSRGLLEFLDEVACTP, from the coding sequence GTGCAGCCCTCCAGCACCACGCAGCTCCGCGGCGACGGCATCTGGCTCGCCGCCGACATCTGGGACCCCGGTGCCGACCCGAAGGGCACCGTGCTGCTGCTGCACGGCGGCGGACAGACCCGGCACTCGTGGCAGCGGACCGGCGCTCGACTCGCCGAGCACGGCTGGCAGGCACTCACCATCGACGCGCGTGGACACGGTGACAGCGACTGGCCCGACGACGCGGACTACAGCAGCGAGGCGCACGCACGCGACATTTGTACGATCGTCGACGATCTCGGCGTGCGACCCGTCCTCGTCGGGGCGTCGATGGGCGGACTCGCGGCGCTGCAGGTCGCGAGTGGCCACCCCGAGCTCCCCCGGGCTCTCGTGCTGGTCGACATCACGCCGACCGCGGAACCCGCAGGCATCGCCAAGATCACCGGCTTCATGCGTGCCGGTCTGGCCGGCTTCGACAGTCTCGACGACGCGCTCGAGGCCGTCGTCGCCTACAACCCGCATCGGCAGCGCCCACCCCGGATCGACGGTCTGCGCAAGAATCTCCGCGAACGCGACGGACGCTGGTACTGGCATTGGGACCCACGAATGCTCACCGATCACGGCGACGTCGAAGAGATGGGTCCCGCACGCGAGGCCCGTGCCCGTGCGGCCGCGCGGGCGGTCACCGCGCCCACCCTCCTCATCCGGGGCAAGCAGTCCGACGTCGTCAGCGCCGACGGCGCCCGCGAACTCCTCGAGCTGATCCCGGGCGCGCGGTACATCGACGTCGGCGGGGCGGGCCACATGGTCGGCGGCGACGACAACGATGTCCTGAGCCGAGGACTCCTTGAGTTCCTCGACGAGGTCGCCTGCACCCCGTGA
- a CDS encoding Tex family protein gives MSPTPAPVPESAAAGASGSPVPAAPQTVPVPDPAVVNARIASAIATELGVGVGQVRAAIELLDGGSTVPFVARYRKEVTGGLDDIALRALDERLGYLRDLEARRQSVRESIAAQGKLDADLDARILAADTKARLEDIYLPYKPKRRTKAQIAREAGHEPVADALLSDPMTDPSTFTAEQLEGARAIAVERFAEDADLVGELRELMWQTGVLRTTVREGKESAGAKFADYFEFSEPFTSLPSHRVLAVLRGEREDILSVTLDADPDAADRPAGPGPYEQRISARFGLSDQGRPADRWLADTVRWAWRTKLFVGLSLDVRMRLRQAAEADAVAVFATNLKDLLLAAPAGARTTMGLDPGLRTGVKVAVVNATGKVVDTATIYPHEPRRDKSGSLAVLGALVEKHGVELIAIGNGTASRETDALAGELLAAIKGAGKKPPTSVVVSEAGASVYSASAYASKELPDLDVSIRGAVSIARRLQDPLAELVKIDPKSIGVGQYQHDISETLLARSLGAVVEDAVNAVGVDVNTASVPLLSRVSGITAGLAESLVTHRDAHGAFRSRKQITDVPRLGPKAFEQCAGFLRITDGDNPLDASSVHPEAYPVVTRILDKVGTDVRSLIGDTATLSKLRADDFVDETFGRPTVVDIIAELDKPGRDPRPEFKTATFATGIEKVSDLTPGMVLEGQVTNVAAFGAFVDVGVHQDGLVHVSAMAHRFVSDPHEVVKSGDIVKVKVMDVDTERKRIGLSLRLDDEPATGESAGNGKGGSRAPRGENNRGGGQPRRNDQRGGNRGGPGAQNAQGARNNQGNQANRGGGNRNDRRPAPSGSMADALKRAGFGK, from the coding sequence GTGTCACCCACGCCCGCGCCAGTTCCCGAGTCCGCCGCTGCAGGAGCGTCCGGTTCACCGGTCCCCGCCGCCCCGCAGACGGTCCCCGTTCCTGACCCCGCGGTCGTGAACGCGCGGATCGCCTCGGCCATCGCCACCGAACTCGGGGTCGGCGTCGGACAGGTCCGCGCCGCGATCGAGCTCCTCGACGGTGGCTCGACCGTTCCGTTCGTCGCGCGGTACCGCAAGGAGGTCACCGGCGGTCTCGACGACATCGCACTGCGCGCCCTCGACGAGCGCCTCGGATACCTGCGTGACCTCGAGGCGCGACGCCAGTCCGTGCGCGAGTCGATCGCCGCGCAGGGCAAGCTCGATGCCGACCTCGACGCCCGCATCCTCGCCGCCGACACCAAGGCCCGCCTCGAGGACATCTACCTGCCCTACAAGCCCAAACGTCGCACCAAGGCGCAGATCGCCCGCGAGGCCGGGCACGAGCCCGTGGCCGACGCCCTGCTGTCGGATCCGATGACCGATCCGTCGACGTTCACCGCCGAACAGCTCGAAGGCGCGCGGGCGATCGCGGTCGAACGGTTCGCCGAGGACGCCGACCTCGTCGGTGAACTGCGTGAACTGATGTGGCAGACCGGTGTCCTGAGGACCACGGTGCGGGAGGGCAAGGAGTCCGCCGGTGCCAAGTTCGCCGACTACTTCGAGTTCTCCGAGCCCTTCACCTCGCTGCCGTCACACCGGGTGCTGGCCGTGCTGAGAGGCGAGCGTGAGGACATCCTGTCGGTCACCCTCGACGCCGATCCGGATGCCGCCGACCGCCCGGCCGGACCGGGCCCGTACGAACAGCGCATCTCCGCCCGCTTCGGACTGTCCGATCAGGGGCGTCCCGCCGACCGCTGGCTGGCCGACACCGTGCGCTGGGCATGGCGCACCAAACTGTTCGTCGGTCTGTCTCTCGATGTGCGGATGCGTCTGCGCCAGGCGGCCGAGGCCGACGCGGTGGCCGTCTTCGCCACCAACCTCAAGGATCTACTGCTGGCCGCGCCTGCTGGTGCACGCACCACGATGGGTCTCGATCCCGGCCTGCGGACCGGTGTGAAGGTCGCAGTCGTCAACGCCACCGGCAAGGTCGTCGACACCGCGACCATCTATCCGCACGAGCCGCGTCGCGACAAGTCGGGGTCGCTCGCGGTCCTGGGCGCCCTCGTGGAGAAGCACGGAGTCGAGCTGATCGCGATCGGCAACGGAACCGCCTCCCGCGAGACCGATGCCCTGGCCGGTGAGCTCCTCGCCGCCATCAAGGGCGCGGGCAAGAAGCCGCCGACCAGCGTCGTCGTGTCCGAGGCCGGGGCCTCGGTGTATTCTGCGTCGGCGTACGCCTCCAAGGAGCTACCCGACCTCGATGTCTCGATCCGCGGGGCGGTGTCCATCGCGCGCCGCCTGCAGGACCCGCTCGCCGAGCTGGTGAAGATCGATCCGAAGTCGATCGGGGTGGGGCAGTACCAGCACGACATCTCCGAGACCCTGCTCGCCCGCTCGCTCGGCGCCGTCGTCGAAGACGCGGTGAACGCGGTGGGTGTCGACGTCAACACCGCATCGGTCCCGCTGCTGTCACGGGTCTCCGGAATCACCGCAGGCCTCGCGGAATCGCTTGTCACGCACCGGGATGCGCATGGAGCGTTCCGCAGCCGCAAGCAGATCACCGATGTGCCCCGGCTCGGACCCAAGGCGTTCGAGCAGTGTGCGGGATTCCTGCGGATCACCGACGGCGACAACCCCCTCGACGCGTCGAGCGTTCACCCCGAGGCCTACCCGGTGGTCACGCGCATCCTCGACAAGGTCGGCACCGATGTCCGTTCCCTCATCGGCGACACCGCGACGCTCAGCAAGCTGCGCGCCGATGACTTCGTGGACGAGACCTTCGGCCGGCCGACCGTCGTCGACATCATCGCCGAGCTCGACAAACCGGGTCGCGACCCCCGACCCGAGTTCAAGACCGCGACCTTTGCGACCGGCATCGAGAAGGTCTCCGACCTCACGCCCGGCATGGTGCTGGAGGGACAGGTCACCAACGTCGCGGCGTTCGGCGCCTTCGTCGACGTGGGCGTCCACCAGGACGGGCTCGTCCACGTGTCGGCGATGGCGCACCGCTTCGTCTCCGACCCGCACGAGGTCGTCAAGTCCGGCGACATCGTCAAGGTGAAGGTGATGGACGTCGACACCGAGCGCAAGCGCATCGGACTGTCGCTGCGCCTCGACGACGAACCCGCGACCGGTGAGTCGGCAGGCAACGGCAAGGGCGGATCGCGAGCTCCGCGTGGGGAGAACAACCGCGGGGGCGGCCAGCCGCGGCGCAACGATCAACGGGGCGGTAACCGGGGCGGCCCGGGCGCCCAGAACGCTCAGGGCGCCCGGAACAATCAGGGCAACCAGGCGAACCGGGGCGGCGGCAACCGCAACGACCGCAGGCCTGCGCCGAGCGGTTCGATGGCCGACGCTCTCAAGCGTGCCGGCTTCGGCAAGTAG
- a CDS encoding TrmH family RNA methyltransferase encodes MTEILSERSSRVVSYAKLRRAAERRDQGRFLAEGANAVSSALAVGRAETVLVSDDDQPRHRELLDTAAAAGVPVLVVSARAASKLAETSTPPGIFAVCPLLDVPLDAVLAAQPRLLAIAVEAREPGNAGTLIRCADAMGADAVVLLGDAVDPHNGKCVRASAGSVFTVPVVRHRALTDGLDAIRRAGIALLATAADGEVVLDHAADVLAGRVGWLFGNEAHGLSADIQRFADHRVSIPIRGRAESLNVAAAAAICLYESARIHSAAGRD; translated from the coding sequence ATGACGGAGATCCTGTCCGAGCGGTCCTCGCGGGTCGTGTCGTATGCCAAGCTCCGTCGCGCCGCCGAGCGTCGCGACCAGGGGCGTTTCCTGGCCGAGGGGGCCAACGCGGTGTCGTCGGCGCTCGCGGTCGGCCGCGCCGAGACCGTGCTCGTCTCCGACGATGATCAGCCACGGCACCGGGAACTCCTCGACACAGCCGCAGCCGCGGGTGTGCCGGTCCTCGTCGTCAGTGCGCGCGCCGCGTCGAAGCTCGCCGAGACCTCCACGCCGCCGGGGATCTTCGCGGTGTGTCCGCTGCTCGACGTCCCGCTCGACGCCGTGCTGGCCGCGCAGCCTCGACTGCTCGCGATCGCCGTGGAGGCGCGCGAGCCGGGTAACGCGGGGACACTGATCCGATGCGCCGACGCGATGGGTGCCGATGCCGTCGTCTTGCTCGGCGACGCGGTCGACCCGCACAACGGCAAGTGTGTGCGGGCGAGCGCGGGCAGTGTGTTCACCGTGCCGGTCGTGCGCCATCGTGCGCTGACCGACGGTCTGGACGCCATCCGTCGCGCCGGCATCGCGCTGCTCGCGACGGCCGCGGACGGTGAGGTGGTTCTCGACCATGCCGCCGATGTCCTGGCCGGCCGGGTCGGGTGGCTCTTCGGCAACGAGGCGCACGGCCTGTCCGCCGACATCCAGCGGTTCGCCGACCACCGGGTGTCCATTCCGATCCGTGGTCGCGCGGAGAGTCTCAATGTGGCTGCCGCGGCCGCCATCTGTCTATACGAGAGTGCGCGGATACACAGCGCGGCGGGTCGCGACTGA
- the rplT gene encoding 50S ribosomal protein L20: MARVKRAVNAQKKRRSTLEASKGYRGQRSRLYRKAKEQQLHSLTYAYRDRRARKGEFRKLWISRINAAARANDITYNRFIQGLKAAGVEVDRKVLADIAVTDPEAFTGLVEVARKALPADVNAPAA; this comes from the coding sequence ATGGCACGCGTGAAAAGGGCCGTCAACGCCCAGAAGAAGCGTCGGTCCACCCTCGAGGCGTCGAAGGGCTACCGCGGACAGCGGTCGCGCCTCTACCGCAAGGCGAAGGAACAGCAGCTCCACTCGCTGACCTACGCCTACCGCGACCGTCGCGCCCGCAAGGGTGAGTTCCGCAAGCTGTGGATCTCGCGTATCAACGCTGCGGCCCGCGCCAACGACATCACGTACAACCGCTTCATCCAGGGCCTCAAGGCTGCTGGTGTCGAGGTTGACCGCAAGGTGCTCGCCGACATCGCGGTGACCGATCCCGAGGCCTTCACCGGTCTGGTCGAGGTCGCTCGCAAGGCACTGCCGGCCGACGTCAACGCACCGGCTGCCTGA
- the rpmI gene encoding 50S ribosomal protein L35, whose protein sequence is MPKSKTHKGTAKRFKVTGSGKIVRQKANRRHLLEHKSSKRTRRLDGTTVVSENDAPRIKRLLNR, encoded by the coding sequence ATGCCGAAGAGCAAGACCCACAAGGGCACCGCGAAGCGTTTCAAGGTGACCGGCAGCGGCAAGATCGTGCGCCAGAAGGCCAACCGTCGCCACCTGCTCGAGCACAAGTCCTCGAAGCGCACCCGTCGTCTCGACGGCACCACCGTCGTCAGCGAGAACGACGCCCCGCGCATCAAGCGACTGCTCAACCGCTGA
- the infC gene encoding translation initiation factor IF-3 — protein MELGGPISTETRINERIRVPEVRLVGPNSEQVGIVRVEDALRLAYEADLDLVEVAPDARPPVCKIMDYGKFKYEAAQKQRESRRNQQMTVIKEQKLRPKIDDHDYETKKGHVIRFLEAGSKVKVTIMFRGREQSRPELGYRLLQRLGNDVADYGFVETSAKQDGRNMTMVLAPHKGAKTRQKAQESRERSGGPKAAADEN, from the coding sequence ATTGAACTAGGAGGCCCCATCAGCACTGAGACCCGCATCAACGAGCGCATCCGCGTCCCCGAGGTCCGACTCGTCGGACCCAACTCGGAGCAGGTGGGCATCGTGCGTGTTGAAGATGCGCTTCGCTTGGCCTACGAGGCCGACCTCGACCTGGTCGAGGTGGCTCCGGATGCCCGTCCACCGGTCTGCAAGATCATGGACTACGGCAAGTTCAAGTACGAAGCGGCCCAGAAGCAGCGCGAATCGCGTCGCAACCAGCAGATGACTGTGATCAAGGAGCAGAAGCTCCGCCCCAAGATCGACGACCACGATTACGAGACCAAAAAGGGTCACGTCATCCGGTTCCTCGAAGCGGGGTCCAAAGTGAAGGTCACCATCATGTTCCGCGGCCGCGAGCAGTCCCGTCCTGAGCTCGGCTACCGCCTGTTGCAGCGGCTGGGCAACGACGTCGCCGACTACGGCTTCGTCGAGACCTCCGCAAAGCAGGACGGTCGAAACATGACGATGGTCCTCGCCCCGCACAAGGGCGCGAAGACCCGTCAGAAGGCGCAAGAGAGCCGTGAACGTTCCGGCGGCCCCAAGGCCGCGGCGGACGAGAACTGA